CtgctgagaagaagaagaagaagtccttAAACCTTACTATGCTCATCTTAACTCGACTGAGATTGAAGCCTTTTGAATCATCGAAACAGTTCGtgtgcaaaataaatatctcactcgtgaaaatattctgcatcaagagcacATCATCTTCCTCCGGAGCGTCATCCGTAGATTGGAGAATCTCTTGACCGTGAAGGACATGATTGCCTCTACTCCATCACCACcgccttcttcatcaccaaaagaaaactgagtatcgggtatgggcactccccttggctttcgccaagcttgggggaggtgcctcaGTATCGTATCATACCACTaacttttgcctttacttatcttagttcgatccatagttatcttttgctttagataaataaaagtttagttcgatcatttcttttcgagagtttgcttagtgatctatccttgtaattgtgtgcgagttatataataaaatttagtttgagttttgctttatttactttcatgttccaataaaaagaaaggaaataaataaaaagatcatatgctaatcttatgatAGGTGATGACCACAtgaggaaaagtataagtagaaaattttattggagattgacaaacatagcattggtcaatgatgcaaatcatgaaagaattaataagggaagagaagattcacatataaatacactatcctggaaatcttttgtgattgtgtacctccatcaaaatattatatgccaaaaatgttgacgttggacaaggaaggcaccgtaatgatttatgtttgtttgtattcacatagaaattatattgtcatagatccttcaacatgtggtgcttgccccctgtctttgctagccaaaaactccgcactaagtagagatactacttgtgcatccaaaacccttaaacccaaatcttattttcaagggtccaccatacctacctaaggattgagtaagatcccttaagtaagttgtcatcggtgcaataaggcaataaaaattgcttctaaaagtgtgagatcatttagtgtaagataaaattgagcgttgtacgaacttgtgatggtgaagaataaaagcgacagactgcataataaaggttgccatcacaagaggcaatacaacgtgacattcttttgcattaaggggctgagcatacaaacaaataagcgcatgacaacctcttaTTCCCTTTGCGAAgagcctatcttttacttttatgtctttacttttatgcaagagtcaaagtttttctctttattcctttttatttttgtcctttggcaagcatcatgtggtgaggaaagatctaggcacatatgtccagttgaatatggctagcatgagttattattgttgacatcacccttgaggtgaatacgttgggaggcgaaactataagcccctatctttctatgtgtccggttgaaacgttctgctcatgtgtatgtggtgagtgttagcaatcatagaagactatatgatggttgagtatgtggacttgcctaaaggctccgatactcgacccttcctaaaaagatgatgaattatagttgcaaagttgactgagaacatagtttgttggtttctaatagagtttatgctttatactttgatagtgtgatgaattgttacttattcatgagaagtctatgataaaagttttatgttaaagcttgttgttgttataataattcacatgatgcttttatgtccgtattttgtttttatcgacgcCTCTCTATGATTGCACTTTCACTAACCCTCTTATATACTGCTCCATGGCCTCCCTCCTTCTTACAAACAACAAAACCAATCTCATTAGACCTCTTTAAGTTAGTGTGCAGAGAAGACATGGCCCATTTGTGGGATGAGAGGCAAGCCTCTTCCTAGGAGGAGGACCGTGGACTTGAAGGCCACGATTCACCTCGTGGTTCGAAGAGGGAGAGGGCATGTCATATTGAGGGCGACGATTCTCCATCAGAGGAGGAACCAGATGAGGTGACCTTCgaagatgaagaggaggaggaagaagaggcgaACAAGACACTGAAAGCGATGCCCATCGAACCGGTAAAACTTATTAGCACCGGTGATCACCTCCACTTTGTCGAGAACACTCCAACCATTATGGCAAGTTGTGGCTTTCGCCGCTGCACTATCCATGAACCGTTGGAGGATTCACAATAGGAGAAGCCCAAGGCACACGGGAAAGTTCATCGTGGGAGTTGGCATTATCGTCAACCCATGAAGAAAAGTTTCTCGCAGATTCCAACTACGCCTTGATCCTCATCCACGCTCGATCCAAGATCATGTCCGCCAACTTGAGAAACATGCTAATAGTTCAAAAATTCAATGTGACCTTTGATTTTTCTCATTTTGAGGGGTCACCATCCTTTGTTTTCACCTAGTAGCGTTGGATTTAAAATAAACTCCACATAAATTTTAGTGCCCTTAATTGTTTTGGTGCTAGCCACCAAAAATGATAGGGGGCTCTAGAAGCACGTTTTACTTATGCCAATATAAATAGCAGGCAGGGTCGTGACACCTATTTAACAGCGCCCTTTGACTTGTATTCGACCACTTAACGCCTTACATATGAAACAAGCGCGACCCATCGACTAgcgcaaaatggataaacttgcGCTAGCACCGTCAAAAAAACCACCTTTGTCGCAGCCGCCATGCTTGCGCACCAAGCCACATGAGAGCGCTTGAAGCCACCACTACGCCTCGACCGTCGGGGGCAGCCTGACAGTCCCTACAGTGTGGGACTATCTAGCAACCATTTGGAACGATCAATACATGGGCCCACCGGCGGCCTCAGGCGCCACGCTTCGCTCAATGAACGGAGGTGGTGAAGCTAGAATTATAAGGAGAGATACTACCTTcgtctaggtgaataagtcattcGCGTAGTTTTAGGTCATCGATTTGATGAATTAAATATGTGTTATATATCATGAAAAGTATATCACTAGATTTGTACACGGATGTAGTTTTTAAATATATATATTTTGTTACATATAATACATATTTAGATAGTTAAATCGTCAACCTAGAACTACGCGAACGACTTATTCACCGAGACGGAGGTAGTAAATGTTTTCATGTAACAAGGAAAACTGCACGGCAAATTAGTACTTTTTGGGGGACCAAACGCGAAATGCCTCCTCCCCGCAGACAGGAAAGGCAGAAAAGCGCGAGCAATACAGGGGCGCAGGGGCCGCCTGGAACTCGCTCTCCACATCATTTGGCTGCAGCACCTCACCTCGTCTCTACCCCTCGATCTCCGTCGCCGTCTTCCCCCATTCTCCCAGGACCGACCATCCTCACCTCCCGATCTACCCCGCCGACGCCGCCGAGATCCTCGTTCCATGGTGTCgtgacggcggcggcgctcaTGGACCCCAAGTCCCCCGACGACCGCCCGGAGGCGGCGGCGCCACAGCCGCTAGAGTGGCGGTTCGCGCAGGTCTTCGGCGAGCGCGGTGCCGGCGAGGACGTGCAGGAAGGTAAGGCGGCCGCAGCTCCCGTGCTTTCCCTACTCGTGTGGCGCCTCGCGAGATCTACCCAGTTTCGCTGGTGGGGGTTTGACGCCGCCGCGACCCCTGAAGGCCGCGCATTTCACTCAAGGGATGCGGGGATCTCCTAGATTCGGGCGGTGGCGCCCTTTGCCAATCGAGGCTGAGGCTTCGCCGTGATTTGGGTTCCAAGCGTTGTACTTCTTGCATCGTGTTTCTCGGCGATCTAGTACGGTTCGTGGCTAAATGTCCAACAATTTATTACGGGCGGTCGGGTGTTTAGCTAAACCTCGTCGCGTGCGGGAATCAGTCACATCATGCAGTAGGCCTTGCTGCTTGGATGTGCCTCTCGTAGGATTGATTCTTGTTGCAGGGAGGCTTTGGACGTGGTAGCTGGTAATGTTGTTAGGCATCGTTGCCTCCATGCCGGTGAGTCGAGTTGACGGTAGGAAACTAGGAATGCTTGGTGGATTTGCTTAGGGTATTTATTGGCGCTTTACAGCATGGCATGTGGGTGGCGTGTTCAAAGTCCAAAACTTTTTGTGTGATGAACTGATGACATGTGGGGATCGTGGGTGCGCTATTGTTTTCTAGGCCCTGGGATGTCTGCACAATAAATTTACGAGCTTTGGCAGATGAACTGGGCGCAAACGATGTGTACTGGATGCTTCTGAGCCGTGAGTGAGTGTGGTGTCCTTTTGTGACTAAGCCATACCATAATATCTTCAGCCTTTGGCATCGGGGTACGCAGGGTTCATAAGCAGGTCTAGTTTGTACAGCATAAAGAATGTTACAGCTTCTACCTTTTTATGCCTTTTGCGGAACAGCGAGGTATATCTTTttatgccttttgtaacagatcaTACATAGGCCCTATGTTGCCATTTGTAGGGTTGTTAAAAATTGACCATACTGGTATCCCAAATTGTACCTATATTTTCAAGATATAGACACGACACACAATTTCAGTCTTTGACATGCATTCCTTTGAGGTCAATGTTGCAGTCGTTCAGTTCAGTTTGGTACATCTTGCTCTAATTTTAGCCATAGTTTTCCATGAGCAGCCTTACATCACTATCACGACCTAAGGCCGCGCTTGGTTTGTCGTTTCTCCACCGAATTCATTTTACACCTGTAACCACTTCCATCCGTATTAAACTGGGTACCCATAAAAACTGGACGGAAAGAAAACGGAGCGTGGGAGGTGTGTGTATTATTTTTCCAGGTGGAGGCACAAAATGGCCCTTTTTTCTGGATCTAAACAACCAACCAAGCGGGTGTTTCCGAGAAGCACGTATTCATTTTCCGCCTGGATGTTTTACACCCGTAATCATCCATGAAACGATGAACCAAGCGTGGCCTAAGGATCTGTAGACAACCCGTTTGTACGTAATATGACGCAGTTCTGATATTCTGGTTAATTGTTACCAAAACAAGCTCTCGCTCCACTTTTCAACGAATTGCTACCACAAAACTAGAAGTCCTACAAAATCCAGCCCTGTTGATCTAACCCAGTTACCCGGTACATGTTTAACATGTTTCCAATACCTGCTATTAAGGAGCTCTTTTTGTAGAATACACTCCAATTCTTTGCAGTGATGGAGAAATTGATCACTTGCCAAAAGATAACCAAGCATAATTTTTTCCCAGCAGCATCCATGATGTTTGGTTCCTTTATAGGAATGTTCAAAACACATAAACTTGTTTGGATGCTTAGTCCTAGATTTACCATCTGTGTATAGAGTTAACATATGGTAATTCATCTCTTCAATCTGAATTGTCTGATACATGTGGTTCCGTTCATTTTACTAGACGGTTGTGTCAATTGACTTTAATATGATTTTCTTGGTTTACTGTAGTCTGCCAAGTCATATTTATATTTTTACTAAATTTGTTGTTTCAGTTGACATCATTTCTGCAATTGAGTTTGACAAATCTGGTGATCATCTTGCCACTGGAGATAGGGGTGGACGCGTAGTTTTGTTTGAAAGAACTGATGCCAGGGGTGTAAGTACCGCACCATCCAAGTATTGTTGCTTTCTTGCTTAAATCTATTGTGCCCATAAACTAAAGCTATATATGCAGAATGCCAGTCGGACAGAGCTTGAGAGACAAGATTATTCGGTGCCCAGGCATCCTGAGTTCCGCTATAAAACTGAATTTCAGAGTCATGAACCTGAGGTATGCTACTTTGGGTCCTTGGCCGTAAATTACCATGTTCTATATGTCTCCAGcatcttaggtcccatgcagttTGGAGTTTTTTTTACAAGGAAATATCCAATCTGACTGCATGTTTTCATTTTGTGTTATATCTCTGGAGATCTTGTGCCCCAGAGAGACTGGAGTTAAAAGTTTGTGACAGAACTTGGATGAAATCATACCATGTCTGCATAATGTGTTTCCCCCACTTTGTACGGTAGACATAGGAAATTGTCATCATACACATTTAGAATGTGTGCAGTCCTTTTATGTTTTGATGTCCAGTACACATTTTGTAGTACACATTTTGTAAAGTATTTCTTAGTTTTAGTTGCAGAATAAGCTTGCCAGCAGAAAAGCAACATAAATCATTTATACTGCTATTGCATGTTATCTTCTAAATGAAACTATTGCTTAGTAATATCCTTGAAATGTGATTTTTCCTGATCTTATATGTAATTTATGTAGTTCGATTACCTAAAGAGTTTGGAAATAGAGGAAAAAATCAACAAGATCAAGTGGGGCCAAACAGCCAACAATGCTCTCTTTATCTTGTCTACAAATGACAAAACAATCAAGTACTGGAAGGTATGTATAAATCAAGTACTGATCATCAGAAGCTTGCTCGATTTATTTCTTCTGGTCATGAGATTTTTCCTTCACTAGTGTTTCTCTAGCCATGTCATGCTTGGAAGATGTATCCATTGCttaatgtactccctccgtcccataatataagatgttattacatcggatatgtgagtatattggatgtaataatgtcttatattatgggacggagggagtaccaaatACTGTTGGGCACCTTAGGGTGGATTTACAGTAAGCCTATTTTTTCCATTTATGCTGGCTTGTTTGATCAAGATAAATATTGTTTTATACTTATGATTGTTTACAAATACAAATGAGGTATTCAATTTCTTCTTTACACTGTTAATAATTCTCAATCCCATCGCTTGCCTTTTTGTATAGAGTTCATTGGTACTTGTCAAACCAGTAACCGTGTACATGCAATGCATGTTAATATTAGGCAATGTTTTTTCTGAGTGGATATTAGGCAATATATTAATTGCCTCAGACACTAATATTGGCAAGATCTTAATTGTACGTTGATATTAGGTAGTATATAATCAATTAGTTGACGCTGATGTTGATATTAGGTATACTATTAATCAGGGGAGGGTGCTAAACACATTTAGTGCTAAACACCGGGTCAACGTAGACCATTGGATAGACGTGGTTGACCGTGTGAGATATGTTGGATCTCCGCAACTCGCTCCCTTTATATTGGTATAGATGTCTGGGCAATCAATTCGACATGTATTACTGCTTTGTTATATCTGCAGCCGCACGACAAGAAACTGAATACAAATGAAGTATTCAATTTCTTCTTTACATTGTTAATAATTCTCAATACCATTGCTTGCCTTTTTATATAAAAAGTTCATTCGCACTTGCCAAATACAAGGGCAGTCGGTGTGATATTGGTGCCTTACTGCTTTGTCATATATCTGCAGGTGCAAGACAAAAAAGTGAAACGAATTTCAGTAATGAATTTGGATACTTCCCAGAGTGCAGACAATGGGACAACTTCTAGTTCGAGTACCAGTAGCTCTAGAGGTCTTCCTAATGGAGGATCCTCAGAAAAGTCATACAATTGTGCAAACAACGATCTGCCATTCCCTCCTGGGGGATATGCTTCATTGCGTTTGCCTGTGGTAGTTGTACTTAACCCACTTTATCCAACATCTGTAGTTATGTACATTCAGCAGTAATGCATGCATTTAAAATAAGTACAGTATCTTTTTTCATGATAAGACACTTGTAAGCTTTCTGGCAAATTGTATGTAAGTTGCAATTAACAAATCTGTAAGTTTCATTTACTTCGTTTGCAGGTTACAGGCCAAGAGTTAAACCCTGTTGCTAGATGCCGGCGTGTATATGCACACGCCCATGATTACCATATCAATTCCATTTCAAATAATAGGTTAGCTTCCTGTTGAGTTATAGATGTCTGGTCAAATTGTAAGATTTTGTAACTTGTTTTACTTGCTCTTGACTTTACATTGCTTACATATCCCCTTCACTTGGTCTTATTATTTTGTTACCCTTTCTATTTTCTGTCTCTTTTCTCTGTTTAATGTGGAAACTACTCCCACCGTATTTCTCATATTCTTTCCCAATTTAGAAAGCTGCCTAAGCTTTCTCTGT
The sequence above is a segment of the Aegilops tauschii subsp. strangulata cultivar AL8/78 chromosome 6, Aet v6.0, whole genome shotgun sequence genome. Coding sequences within it:
- the LOC109772007 gene encoding serine/threonine protein phosphatase 2A 55 kDa regulatory subunit B beta isoform isoform X2, with protein sequence MPPPRRQERQKSASNTGAQGPPGTRSPHHLAAAPHLVSTPRSPSPSSPILPGPTILTSRSTPPTPPRSSFHGVVTAAALMDPKSPDDRPEAAAPQPLEWRFAQVFGERGAGEDVQEVDIISAIEFDKSGDHLATGDRGGRVVLFERTDARGNASRTELERQDYSVPRHPEFRYKTEFQSHEPEFDYLKSLEIEEKINKIKWGQTANNALFILSTNDKTIKYWKVQDKKVKRISVMNLDTSQSADNGTTSSSSTSSSRGLPNGGSSEKSYNCANNDLPFPPGGYASLRLPVVTGQELNPVARCRRVYAHAHDYHINSISNNSDGETFISADDLRINLWNLEINSQSFNIVDVKPANMEDLTEVITCAEFHPTHCNTLAYSSSKGAIRLIDLRQSALCDNHSKLFEEHEAPGSKSFFTEIIASVSDIKFARDGRHILSRDYMTLKLWDLNMDSGPVATFQVHEHLRPKLCDLYENDSIFDKFECCLSGDGHRLATGSYSNLFRVFGCTSGNTEATTLEASRNPMRRQVANPTRPTRTLTSLTRAVRRGGENAGADGNGNSNDFSTKLLHLAWHPTENSIACAAGNSLYMYYA
- the LOC109772007 gene encoding serine/threonine protein phosphatase 2A 55 kDa regulatory subunit B beta isoform isoform X1 gives rise to the protein MPPPRRQERQKSASNTGAQGPPGTRSPHHLAAAPHLVSTPRSPSPSSPILPGPTILTSRSTPPTPPRSSFHGVVTAAALMDPKSPDDRPEAAAPQPLEWRFAQVFGERGAGEDVQEVDIISAIEFDKSGDHLATGDRGGRVVLFERTDARGNASRTELERQDYSVPRHPEFRYKTEFQSHEPEFDYLKSLEIEEKINKIKWGQTANNALFILSTNDKTIKYWKVQDKKVKRISVMNLDTSQSADNGTTSSSSTSSSRGLPNGGSSEKSYNCANNDLPFPPGGYASLRLPVVVTGQELNPVARCRRVYAHAHDYHINSISNNSDGETFISADDLRINLWNLEINSQSFNIVDVKPANMEDLTEVITCAEFHPTHCNTLAYSSSKGAIRLIDLRQSALCDNHSKLFEEHEAPGSKSFFTEIIASVSDIKFARDGRHILSRDYMTLKLWDLNMDSGPVATFQVHEHLRPKLCDLYENDSIFDKFECCLSGDGHRLATGSYSNLFRVFGCTSGNTEATTLEASRNPMRRQVANPTRPTRTLTSLTRAVRRGGENAGADGNGNSNDFSTKLLHLAWHPTENSIACAAGNSLYMYYA